Within the Enterococcus hirae ATCC 9790 genome, the region TTGATTATACTCGTTGTACTGATTTGTTGTTTGCGAATTTCCTGAATAAGTTGAATTATTCTCACTTGTCGCAGTCTCGTTCGAATCTTCAGCGGATTGCGAGTCATTGTAGAACATGATAGAAGCATTGTCATTTTTTAAATTAGGTAATGTCTTACTTGGTTTGATGTTTAATTGTTTTTTCAATTCGTTTTGGATACTTAATAAATCATTTTCACCTAAAATTTGATAGTAAATACTATCAATGGTTGCATCTTTACCTTGCAATTGATCTTGTTTGATCGTTTCAAATGCTGGTGTGTAATTAGTTGCTACATCTAGCATATCATCCCAATCTAGGTCAGTTGTGACATTTTTTTCGACCGCTTTTAAAATTTTCCGATAATTGCTGACACCATCTAAACTCAATACTTTATTAACAATTTTGGTAACGACTTCACGCTGTCGTGCTTGACGTCCGATATCCCCCTTAGGATCTTCGTGACGCATCCGTGAATAAGCAAGGCCTTTCTTACCATCTAATACTTGTTTACCTACAGGAACATGAACACCATCTAATGTAAAATCAATTTTATTATTGACTTCCACACCTCCGACAGCATTGATCAAATCTTCCATTCCATCTAAATTAATGGTTACATAATGGTCAATGGGGATATCGAGTAACTGTTCGATTGAGTCCATGGCCATTTCAACGCCTCCAAAAGCATAGGCGTGATTCAACTTATCAACAGTACCATGACCAACGATATTGGTATAGATATCACGGTCTAAGCTGACGATCGTTGATTTTTTTTGTTGGGGATTCACCGTTACCACCATCATTGTATCCGATCTTCCTTGTTCGGTTCTACCTAATCCGCCAGTATCCAGTCCTAACAAAAGGACAGAAAAAGGTTCTTTGTCGTCAATACTCACTTTATCTTTACGCTTTGTTGACTGACGATTCGATCCCTTGGATATTTGATTGACTGTTTGGTTTGCTTCACCCATGAGTTTAATTCCATAAGCTGAGACTCCGCCAATAAAAACAACGAGAATTCCCAGTAAAGCTATTACGACTTTTTGCCACCGCTTCATAATGCACCTCTATCTCACATTTTCTTAAAATATTTTCTCATACAACTAATAAATCAGCAAACTACCTATTTAATCATAATAAAACTTTAAAAAAATAGTCGTGAATAAAAAACTAATTAATATGTAATTTTTTGAATTCTTAATTATCATACCATAGCATCATTACAGAGAAAAGCTTGAATCTAAGTATTTCAAAACGCTTTTATTTTTAAGCACTGAAATGCCTCTTACTCGTTCTCTTTCTTAATTACAATGGTCATCTTGGATCTGTCGTTTTATTTGCAAAAAAAGAAACGATGCCATTCAGCAGACATTGTCTCTTTTTTACAAATTGATACCACCTATTTTATACAGCTTTTAACTGTTTTTTATTAGCGATTTTACGGATGTAACGATCTATATCATGAAAATCACTCCCTGTTACAGACCCCTTCGCTAAAATTAGACTGTCTTCGATTAGTAATTCCTCTAGATAATCACTTAACTCTTGTAAAGTAGCAAACCATTTGAATCGTTGATCTTGTATTTGTTCTTCCTCAAAAATCTTTTTAAAATGCTCACCATAACCTAATATATGATCTGCTCCACAATGTTCCATCGAATCTTTCAGTGATTCATGGATTACTTGTGCAGTACTTCCTAAGTCAGCAATCTGTCCAAGTACCAAAATACTTTTTCCTTGATAAAAGGTTCGAACTTCATCAAAATAATCGATAGCATTTTTCATCGCAGGCAAAGAAGCATTAGGGGTGTCGTCAATAAATGTGAAATTCGTTCCATTCAAGGAAGCATAATTCGTTTTATCGAGAATCTTAGACAATGGCTTAAATGTAGTAAATGCTGGCAGATACGATCGAATGTCGCCTTTTATTTTCCAGACTGTCAATAAAGCAGCAAAAGCATTAGAAATCATACCTGCAGAAGCAACTGACAAGTTCATCGAAAATTCTTGTCCTAAAAAAGAAAATAAAATTTCACAATACTCTCTTTCTTGTCTCGTTTCAATTAAGAAGACATCCTTTGTTTGATCATACAAAGAGTACGTGAGAATCTCTGCTGTTCTTTTTTTGGCTGCTGTCATTAGAATCGCTAGTTCTTCCTCACCAATATCTGTATTGATGATTGCAGTGCCATCTTGCTTCAGTCCTTCAAAAATTTTTGCCTTATGTCGTGCCACTCCGATAGTATCTTTTAATGAACTAAGGTGTGCTTCTCCAATTGAGGTTACAATCGCAATCTCTGGTTGCACTAAATTAGACATTGATCCAGTGTCATAAGAGTTCAACGCATTGACAGAGACTTCTAAGTTCAACATATCTGGCTCACTTACTAGCTTGCTTAGATATAGAGGAATCGCAAAACGAACATTGTGGTTCCCACGATTTTCTAACACTTTTTCATTTTGGAATAAATGTGAAATCATCATTCGTGTGGATGTTTTTCCTGCCGAACCAGTGATCGCTACAATTGGTTGTACAAAATTACTTCGGATTTTCTCTGAAATTTGTAGTAAAAATTCCCAACTATTTT harbors:
- a CDS encoding LCP family protein, which encodes MKRWQKVVIALLGILVVFIGGVSAYGIKLMGEANQTVNQISKGSNRQSTKRKDKVSIDDKEPFSVLLLGLDTGGLGRTEQGRSDTMMVVTVNPQQKKSTIVSLDRDIYTNIVGHGTVDKLNHAYAFGGVEMAMDSIEQLLDIPIDHYVTINLDGMEDLINAVGGVEVNNKIDFTLDGVHVPVGKQVLDGKKGLAYSRMRHEDPKGDIGRQARQREVVTKIVNKVLSLDGVSNYRKILKAVEKNVTTDLDWDDMLDVATNYTPAFETIKQDQLQGKDATIDSIYYQILGENDLLSIQNELKKQLNIKPSKTLPNLKNDNASIMFYNDSQSAEDSNETATSENNSTYSGNSQTTNQYNEYNQEYNQSADQNYDQYGNQNYNQNYNQNNEQTYQQENNEQGYNYGNGY
- a CDS encoding Mur ligase family protein codes for the protein MWKIQELLADIDGAYLQKYDHLDQIIDNFEYFSGHLNKRTNYNTTAFVCLTPERRSYINRKTVAWRDGNEQIKGRENEFGLIITEIPIDDPAVRTPQFIVKNSWEFLLQISEKIRSNFVQPIVAITGSAGKTSTRMMISHLFQNEKVLENRGNHNVRFAIPLYLSKLVSEPDMLNLEVSVNALNSYDTGSMSNLVQPEIAIVTSIGEAHLSSLKDTIGVARHKAKIFEGLKQDGTAIINTDIGEEELAILMTAAKKRTAEILTYSLYDQTKDVFLIETRQEREYCEILFSFLGQEFSMNLSVASAGMISNAFAALLTVWKIKGDIRSYLPAFTTFKPLSKILDKTNYASLNGTNFTFIDDTPNASLPAMKNAIDYFDEVRTFYQGKSILVLGQIADLGSTAQVIHESLKDSMEHCGADHILGYGEHFKKIFEEEQIQDQRFKWFATLQELSDYLEELLIEDSLILAKGSVTGSDFHDIDRYIRKIANKKQLKAV